From one Catenuloplanes nepalensis genomic stretch:
- a CDS encoding M20 family metallo-hydrolase, with translation MTRPPFVTASHVAAPIATSTPVVPGPGAPGEPEVNGPRLLELLRDLAAIGRDPAGGITRPGFSAALVEATTAVAAAAQEAGLIARIDAAGNLLVSRNPVPADRPVLLIGSHLDTVVNGGWLDGAYGVAAGLEVLRTLAEHRIGTGGFEVAVVAFANEEGALFPQAFWGSLALAGHLNALPADPTGYHGQPLRPALAAAGGDLDALPQASWRASQLVGYLEMHIEQGPVLTGDGVAIGVVDAIVGRTLLQAELTGVAGHAGTTPMNRRHDPLPAAAELVLFTAALPSGQHCQVATVGRLEVTPNSANTIAGTVRMTVDLRDADPGRLDNAERQTRTFTDDLAHRHGLNVTCTRLAASRPARMDPGLQDQIAAAAADAGLSHLRLTSGAGHDAQIMATRTPTAMIFVPSVGGVSHVPDENTDDDDLIHGACVLLRTVRRLAAR, from the coding sequence ATGACCCGCCCCCCGTTCGTGACCGCCTCACACGTCGCTGCCCCGATCGCCACTTCGACCCCGGTCGTGCCGGGACCCGGCGCGCCGGGGGAACCAGAGGTCAACGGGCCGCGCCTGCTGGAACTGTTGCGGGACCTGGCGGCGATCGGCCGCGACCCGGCCGGCGGAATCACCCGGCCCGGCTTCAGCGCGGCGCTCGTCGAAGCCACCACCGCGGTCGCCGCCGCCGCCCAAGAAGCCGGGCTCATCGCCCGCATCGACGCGGCCGGCAACTTGCTGGTCAGCCGGAACCCGGTTCCCGCCGACCGGCCGGTCCTGCTGATCGGATCTCACCTCGACACCGTGGTCAACGGCGGCTGGCTCGACGGCGCCTACGGCGTCGCCGCCGGTCTGGAGGTGCTGCGCACCCTCGCCGAGCACCGCATCGGCACCGGCGGTTTCGAGGTTGCCGTGGTGGCCTTTGCCAATGAAGAGGGCGCGCTGTTCCCGCAGGCGTTCTGGGGATCGCTGGCCCTAGCCGGACATCTGAATGCATTACCGGCCGATCCGACCGGCTACCACGGGCAACCCCTGCGGCCAGCGCTGGCCGCCGCCGGGGGAGACCTCGACGCCCTCCCGCAGGCCAGCTGGCGTGCGTCGCAATTGGTCGGCTATCTCGAGATGCACATCGAACAGGGCCCGGTCTTGACCGGCGACGGTGTCGCGATCGGCGTCGTCGACGCGATCGTCGGACGTACCCTGCTGCAGGCCGAACTGACCGGCGTCGCCGGACACGCCGGCACCACCCCGATGAATCGGCGCCACGATCCGCTGCCGGCCGCCGCCGAACTGGTGCTGTTCACCGCCGCCCTCCCGTCCGGGCAACACTGCCAGGTGGCCACCGTCGGACGCCTAGAGGTCACTCCCAACTCGGCCAACACCATTGCTGGCACCGTACGGATGACGGTCGACCTGCGTGACGCCGACCCCGGCCGGCTCGACAACGCCGAACGGCAGACGCGCACCTTCACCGACGACCTGGCTCACAGGCACGGCCTGAACGTCACCTGCACGCGGCTCGCCGCCTCCCGGCCCGCCCGGATGGACCCCGGACTGCAGGATCAGATCGCGGCCGCCGCCGCCGACGCCGGGCTCAGCCATCTCCGACTGACCAGCGGAGCCGGACACGATGCACAGATCATGGCAACACGCACCCCCACCGCAATGATCTTCGTGCCGAGCGTCGGCGGTGTCAGCCACGTCCCGGACGAAAACACCGACGACGACGACCTCATCCACGGCGCCTGCGTGCTGCTGCGCACCGTACGGCGGCTGGCCGCCCGATGA
- a CDS encoding AMP-binding protein, with translation MGADAFPARTLAAWRALDPHTPVLNEYGPTEASVGNCVYRIEGTPPAEMVPIGRPIPNTSMYVLDQAGDPVSVGVAGELYIGGACVVRGYAGREQLTRQRFLPNPFAGATHAVMYRTGDLGRWLPSGQLDFLGRIDDQVKIRGYRVEPAEIEAALVRHPSISAAVVTADGPDRTRLTLTGYYVAARALNPSDVREHLSALVPDYLIPAQLMQIDAVPLNANGKVDRPALPTPARPATPAQPNASPNATAAAANAPRPSADPDAMAVVLAWHRVYGTIPHAGTRVREPSAPAGRLLRLAGVLHQDTALGLDALLAAVAGSDTFVHLCAAVAAARAGSG, from the coding sequence GTGGGCGCCGACGCGTTCCCCGCCCGGACCCTGGCCGCCTGGCGAGCCCTGGACCCGCACACCCCCGTGCTCAACGAATACGGCCCCACCGAGGCGTCGGTCGGCAACTGCGTGTACCGCATCGAGGGCACGCCGCCCGCCGAGATGGTACCGATCGGCCGGCCCATCCCCAATACCAGCATGTACGTGCTCGACCAGGCCGGCGATCCGGTGTCGGTCGGGGTAGCCGGCGAGCTGTATATCGGCGGTGCCTGCGTGGTGCGCGGCTACGCCGGCCGTGAACAGCTGACCCGGCAACGGTTCTTACCTAACCCGTTCGCCGGCGCCACGCACGCGGTGATGTACCGCACCGGCGACTTGGGTCGATGGCTTCCATCCGGGCAACTGGACTTTCTCGGCCGTATCGACGATCAGGTCAAGATCCGCGGGTATCGGGTCGAGCCGGCCGAGATCGAAGCGGCGCTGGTCCGTCACCCGTCGATCAGCGCCGCCGTGGTCACGGCCGACGGCCCGGACCGCACCCGGCTGACCCTGACCGGCTACTACGTTGCCGCGCGAGCACTGAATCCCTCGGACGTGCGCGAGCACCTGAGCGCCCTTGTGCCGGACTATCTGATCCCGGCGCAGCTGATGCAGATCGACGCAGTCCCGCTCAACGCCAACGGCAAGGTCGACCGGCCGGCCCTGCCCACCCCGGCCCGGCCGGCCACGCCGGCGCAGCCGAACGCCAGCCCGAACGCAACCGCCGCCGCGGCGAATGCACCACGGCCCAGCGCGGACCCGGACGCGATGGCGGTCGTGCTGGCCTGGCACCGCGTCTACGGCACCATCCCGCACGCCGGTACCCGCGTGCGAGAACCATCTGCCCCGGCTGGTCGGCTGCTGCGCTTGGCCGGGGTGCTGCACCAGGACACCGCCCTCGGACTGGACGCCTTGCTGGCCGCCGTCGCCGGCAGCGACACGTTCGTCCATCTGTGCGCAGCCGTCGCGGCGGCACGCGCCGGCTCCGGCTGA
- a CDS encoding AMP-binding protein, with the protein MPHIDVPGPVCPSGGLADQQHPSGVGLETIVLKPLSDLEAAQVLATQARSGPRYLAAGTPLSHPVDLHRVHDAVRDLTLTQAVLRTGLAAAATGEPQWQIGAEAHICAEVLPAIPGRSPYAILRRVVLGSRITLGPAPLVRIVIVDAADGVLICTVAHPALLDRGHLLRLQAQLVRRIARPQDTAPQHDGADRPQDASPDAAADAAEVQPAQPAAAPTPAGSYGILDHTGAEPLAGWATTPDVLMADALAGADTGPGWHQRSVPSSLVHRLRKRADAAGRTLGDILLGAHVKALALATGRTAVTVIAGPLTWASSAAAEPGDDGVRGADTTAVAPVVFQLAGTTSWDDLMERCRPARWQMSETQDRNRIGPDRSSVADAAFSFVHGPAGTVVHTPSDASVQLEFCLTDGDRMSMRIAASDAARQGTLAELARLHLATLEHCLDGQAEHRALPALDAALRELVIRRWNGVQRDYPADRCVHHLFEQQAERTPHAAAAADDSGTMLTYRQLNLAANRLAYRLQDCGLRPGGLAAIAACRSAGLVVAVLAVLKTGAAYLPLDPRQPRDRLRYLLQDSRADLVVADERYRDRIPCGHVPIVPLDATGPLPAGADDNPRTQATPGDLMYLIYTSGSTGIPKGVQVPHSGVLNYLGWCAETYAGRSSGGAALFSSVAFDAVVPNIFVPLLRGQRVYVLDETLDMDQIAQRLARQSPFSFLKLTPGQLALLAALLSPAQRAVREVTSVSG; encoded by the coding sequence GTGCCGCACATCGACGTACCCGGCCCGGTCTGCCCGTCAGGGGGGCTCGCCGACCAGCAGCATCCTTCCGGCGTCGGCCTCGAGACGATCGTCCTCAAACCGCTCAGCGATCTCGAAGCAGCCCAGGTTCTGGCGACGCAGGCGCGATCCGGCCCGCGATATCTGGCAGCCGGCACCCCGCTGAGCCATCCTGTGGACCTTCATCGCGTACACGATGCTGTCCGGGATCTGACATTAACGCAGGCGGTGTTGCGGACTGGCCTGGCGGCGGCCGCCACCGGCGAACCGCAGTGGCAGATTGGCGCCGAGGCGCACATCTGTGCCGAGGTCCTGCCCGCGATACCCGGCCGAAGCCCTTACGCCATCCTGCGGCGGGTCGTGCTCGGCAGCCGAATCACTCTCGGACCCGCCCCACTGGTCCGCATCGTGATCGTCGACGCTGCCGACGGCGTCCTGATCTGTACCGTCGCGCACCCCGCTCTACTCGACCGCGGCCACCTGCTGCGGCTGCAGGCGCAACTCGTACGGCGGATCGCCCGGCCCCAGGACACCGCACCGCAGCACGACGGAGCCGACCGGCCGCAGGACGCAAGCCCCGATGCCGCCGCCGATGCCGCCGAGGTGCAACCGGCCCAGCCGGCGGCTGCGCCGACTCCGGCTGGCAGCTACGGGATCCTGGACCACACCGGTGCCGAACCGCTGGCTGGCTGGGCCACCACCCCGGACGTGCTGATGGCCGATGCCCTAGCCGGCGCCGACACTGGGCCCGGATGGCATCAGCGCAGCGTTCCCAGTTCCTTGGTGCACCGGCTACGCAAACGGGCCGATGCTGCCGGGCGCACGCTCGGAGATATCCTCCTGGGTGCGCACGTCAAGGCGTTGGCCCTGGCCACCGGTCGGACGGCGGTGACCGTCATCGCCGGCCCGCTCACCTGGGCGTCCTCGGCCGCCGCGGAGCCAGGCGACGACGGCGTCCGGGGAGCGGACACGACGGCGGTCGCACCGGTTGTATTCCAGCTCGCTGGCACAACCAGCTGGGACGATCTGATGGAGCGTTGCCGGCCGGCGCGGTGGCAGATGTCCGAGACGCAGGACCGGAATCGCATCGGCCCCGATCGCTCGTCGGTCGCCGACGCTGCCTTCTCGTTCGTGCACGGCCCGGCCGGCACCGTCGTGCACACCCCGTCCGACGCGAGCGTGCAGCTCGAGTTCTGTCTCACCGACGGAGACCGGATGAGTATGCGGATTGCCGCGTCCGATGCCGCCCGGCAGGGAACTCTGGCCGAACTGGCTCGGCTGCACCTAGCCACGTTGGAACACTGCCTTGACGGGCAAGCCGAGCACCGCGCTTTGCCTGCGCTGGACGCTGCCCTGCGCGAGCTGGTGATCCGCCGGTGGAACGGGGTGCAGCGCGACTACCCGGCGGATCGTTGTGTGCATCACCTGTTCGAGCAGCAGGCCGAGCGCACCCCGCACGCGGCGGCCGCCGCCGACGACAGCGGCACCATGCTGACCTACCGGCAGCTCAACCTCGCCGCGAACCGGCTCGCCTACCGGCTGCAGGACTGCGGTCTGCGGCCCGGCGGCCTGGCCGCGATCGCCGCCTGTCGCTCGGCTGGCCTCGTGGTGGCAGTGCTGGCGGTGCTGAAGACCGGGGCCGCCTACCTGCCCCTGGACCCGCGCCAGCCCAGAGACCGGCTGCGCTACCTCCTGCAGGACTCCCGCGCCGACCTGGTCGTCGCCGACGAGCGCTACCGCGACCGCATTCCCTGCGGCCACGTTCCTATCGTGCCGCTCGACGCAACCGGCCCGCTGCCAGCCGGCGCCGACGACAACCCCCGCACCCAGGCCACCCCCGGCGACCTGATGTACCTGATATACACCTCCGGATCCACCGGCATCCCCAAGGGGGTTCAGGTGCCGCACTCCGGCGTTTTGAACTACCTCGGCTGGTGTGCCGAGACGTACGCCGGGCGCAGTTCGGGAGGCGCCGCCCTGTTCTCTTCGGTGGCCTTCGACGCCGTCGTGCCCAACATCTTCGTCCCGCTGCTGCGCGGGCAGCGGGTGTACGTGCTGGACGAGACGCTGGACATGGACCAGATCGCGCAGAGGCTGGCCCGGCAGAGCCCGTTCAGTTTCCTCAAACTCACCCCCGGCCAGCTGGCTTTGCTCGCCGCGCTGCTGAGCCCGGCTCAGAGGGCGGTAAGGGAGGTTACGTCCGTTTCGGGGTGA
- a CDS encoding IS4 family transposase, producing MADSAMVSAGVVRQPADQREALRSAVIAGPAGFGVLDERVTGRLWPVLAEPELIERAQAEAGHVDGRRRVLTGAVTAMIVLGLCLFRRESVDVVTARVTAPIPRVRVEGTPSGPAVSKARARVPAAVWQRLFAAAAADMPPAGTESYAFGLLATAIDGTVFDLADTAAMRERFTTPAGGRFPQARMVALVTCGNRWIQAARIGSSGVSEQVLADSLISELRPGTINLADRGFFSMDRWVRASTTGAHLVWRVKNGARSLPARLDKTLPDASARVMLHESDQMLARRRKTCGDKSLPRLQPVLTRLVEFTVTSRDRSGRPIKTSRYRVLTTLLDHHRYPADQIAALYAERWQIELTYARLKVTLREPGTRLRGQAPELAYQELWALLTVYNALVRLAVTTATDLNIDPDAISFTAVLALTRNLLAADRGPCVNCGHHDPHPATALVAAIASQPLTRHHRQRSGPRTPAQRETERTRNVTYEITINPPELPTTTKTAKV from the coding sequence GTGGCCGATTCTGCCATGGTGTCCGCCGGCGTGGTGCGACAGCCCGCTGATCAGCGGGAGGCGTTGCGGTCGGCGGTGATCGCCGGCCCGGCCGGGTTCGGCGTGCTGGACGAGCGGGTGACCGGCCGGTTGTGGCCGGTCCTGGCGGAGCCGGAACTGATCGAGCGGGCACAGGCCGAGGCCGGGCATGTCGATGGCCGCCGGCGGGTGCTGACCGGCGCGGTCACCGCGATGATCGTGCTCGGATTGTGCCTGTTCCGCCGGGAAAGCGTCGATGTGGTGACCGCCCGGGTTACCGCACCGATCCCGCGGGTCCGGGTAGAGGGCACCCCGAGCGGGCCGGCGGTGTCCAAGGCTCGCGCCCGGGTGCCGGCCGCGGTGTGGCAACGACTGTTCGCCGCCGCCGCAGCCGATATGCCGCCGGCGGGAACCGAGTCGTACGCGTTCGGTCTGCTGGCGACCGCGATCGACGGCACCGTGTTCGACCTGGCCGACACGGCCGCGATGCGCGAGCGGTTCACCACCCCGGCCGGAGGCCGGTTCCCGCAGGCCCGGATGGTCGCTCTGGTGACCTGCGGCAACCGATGGATCCAAGCGGCCCGGATCGGCTCGTCCGGTGTCAGCGAACAGGTCCTGGCCGACTCGCTGATCAGCGAGCTGCGGCCGGGCACGATCAACCTGGCCGATCGCGGGTTCTTCTCGATGGACCGCTGGGTCCGCGCGTCCACGACCGGAGCGCACCTGGTGTGGCGGGTCAAGAACGGCGCCCGGAGCCTGCCCGCCCGCCTGGACAAGACACTGCCCGACGCCTCCGCCCGGGTGATGCTGCACGAGTCCGACCAGATGCTCGCCCGGCGCCGCAAAACCTGCGGCGACAAGAGCCTGCCCCGGCTGCAACCAGTACTCACCCGGCTGGTCGAGTTCACCGTGACCAGCCGCGACCGCAGCGGCCGACCGATCAAGACCAGCCGGTATCGGGTGTTGACCACCCTGCTCGACCACCACCGCTACCCCGCCGATCAGATCGCCGCACTGTATGCCGAACGCTGGCAGATCGAACTGACCTACGCACGATTGAAGGTCACGCTCCGCGAGCCCGGCACCCGCCTGCGCGGGCAGGCCCCAGAACTGGCCTACCAGGAACTCTGGGCCCTGCTCACGGTCTACAACGCCCTCGTACGCCTCGCCGTTACCACCGCAACCGATCTGAACATCGACCCAGACGCGATCAGCTTCACCGCCGTACTCGCCCTGACCCGCAACCTGCTCGCCGCCGACCGCGGCCCCTGCGTCAACTGCGGACACCACGATCCCCACCCGGCCACCGCACTGGTCGCCGCTATCGCCAGCCAGCCCCTCACACGCCACCACCGACAACGCAGCGGACCACGAACACCCGCTCAACGTGAAACAGAACGTACCCGCAACGTCACGTACGAGATAACCATCAACCCGCCAGAACTACCCACAACCACCAAAACGGCCAAAGTTTAG
- a CDS encoding aspartyl/asparaginyl beta-hydroxylase domain-containing protein: MNLGGEAGSGATVVNFTHRPGAADPLRDGAETQYDLTTGRRRFAEAEFSTFNDQLKDTSFYELYQKLPFAVGRMRVRSLAPGKVMTMHADTSPRAHVALATNPFCYLTTASGQMHHVPADGNVYVFDTRLEHTAFNASEQPRLQLAIALADQETRIA, encoded by the coding sequence ATGAATCTTGGTGGGGAAGCCGGCAGCGGTGCCACCGTCGTGAACTTCACCCACCGGCCGGGCGCCGCCGATCCGTTGCGGGACGGGGCGGAAACCCAGTACGACCTGACGACCGGTCGCCGCCGCTTCGCCGAGGCCGAGTTCAGCACGTTTAACGACCAGTTGAAGGACACCAGCTTCTACGAGCTTTACCAGAAGCTGCCGTTCGCAGTCGGCCGGATGCGGGTCCGGTCGCTGGCGCCGGGCAAGGTGATGACGATGCACGCCGACACCTCGCCGCGCGCGCACGTCGCTCTGGCGACCAACCCGTTCTGCTATCTGACAACCGCCAGCGGGCAGATGCACCACGTGCCGGCAGACGGGAACGTCTATGTCTTCGACACGCGGCTGGAGCACACCGCGTTCAACGCCTCCGAGCAGCCGCGGCTGCAACTGGCCATCGCTCTGGCCGACCAGGAGACCCGCATCGCCTGA
- a CDS encoding IS5 family transposase, whose translation MGDRKPYPSDVSDAQWALIGPFLDVWRAGRVSVAGRTGEQDLREVVNAILYQNRTGCQWAYLPHDLPQKPVVYYYFALWRDDGTDAVIHDLLRCQARQKAGRAEDPTMVVLDTQSVRAANHVPAATTGKDAGKKVPGRKRGLAVDALGLIIAVVVTAASVTDNVIGIRLLDKVAAHAPTVTLAMVDAGFKQDVAVHGAVTGIDVEVVKRSDTMPGFVPVKKRWIVEQVYGTLMLHRRLAREYESRPESSVSRTLWASIANMARRLTGTSTPTWRDR comes from the coding sequence ATGGGTGATCGGAAGCCGTATCCGAGTGACGTCAGCGATGCGCAGTGGGCGTTGATCGGCCCGTTTCTGGACGTGTGGCGGGCGGGGCGGGTGTCGGTCGCGGGCCGGACCGGTGAGCAGGATCTGCGGGAGGTCGTGAACGCGATCCTGTATCAGAACCGGACCGGCTGCCAGTGGGCGTATCTGCCGCATGACCTGCCGCAGAAGCCGGTGGTCTACTACTACTTCGCGTTGTGGCGTGATGACGGCACCGACGCGGTCATCCATGATCTGCTGCGGTGCCAGGCCCGGCAGAAGGCCGGCCGGGCCGAGGACCCGACCATGGTGGTGCTGGACACCCAGTCGGTGCGGGCCGCGAACCACGTCCCGGCTGCCACGACCGGCAAAGACGCGGGGAAGAAGGTTCCGGGCCGTAAGCGGGGCCTGGCCGTGGATGCTCTCGGGCTGATCATCGCCGTGGTCGTGACCGCCGCGTCGGTGACCGACAACGTCATCGGGATTCGGCTGCTGGACAAGGTCGCCGCGCACGCCCCGACCGTCACCCTCGCCATGGTCGACGCCGGGTTCAAACAGGACGTCGCCGTCCACGGCGCCGTGACAGGTATCGACGTCGAGGTCGTCAAACGCTCCGACACGATGCCGGGGTTCGTGCCGGTGAAGAAGCGGTGGATCGTCGAGCAGGTCTACGGCACCCTGATGCTGCACCGCCGCCTGGCGCGTGAGTACGAGAGCCGCCCGGAATCGAGCGTGTCCCGCACGCTCTGGGCATCGATAGCGAACATGGCCCGCCGCCTGACCGGGACCAGCACCCCGACCTGGCGAGACCGGTAA